From the genome of Gemmatimonadota bacterium:
CCGCCCTATGTGGTCTTCAACGGAGGGGTCGGGGCCCTCTCCGGCACCAATGCACTGACCGCCGAGGCCGGCGAGACGGTGCGGCTCTTTGTGGGGAACGGCGGTCCCAACCTCAGCTCCTCTTTCCACGTCATCGGCGAGATCTTCGATCGCGTTTGGGTGGAGGCGGGGACGATGGTGAATGAAAACGTCCAGACGACGATGATCCCGGCGGGCGGCGCCGCGATCGTCGAATTCGAAACCAACGTTCCAGGTGATTTCCTCCTCGTGGATCACGCGCTTTTCCGGGCGTTCAACAAGGGAGCGCTCGCGATTCTCGACGTGGGCGGCGCCGACGGCGAAACGGTGTATTCGGGGCAGATCACGGAAGGTGTCTACGAACCCGAAGGAGGCGCGATTCAGAGCTTCGCGGCGGCCCCTCCCCCGCCCACCGTGGCGGCGTCGGTTGAGGAACGGATCACTCTCGGGAGCGCCATTTACACGCAAAGTTGCGTCGCTTGTCACCAGGCCACCGGCACGGGGTTGGGCGACGTATTCCCGCCCGTCGCCGGCTCGGACTATCTGAATGCGAACGTGGCCCGCGCGATCCGCACGGTTACGAACGGTCTCTCGGGACCGATCACGGTCAATGGAATCGAATACCAGGGGCAGATGCCCCCGCTCGGACTCACCGACGAGCAGGTCGCGAACGTGTTGACCTACGTCTATAGCCAGTGGGGGAACTCGGGCGCCGTGGTCACGCCGGAGGAGGTGCGGGCGGCGCGATTCGTGACCGTCCCTAACTGACCTCGGTTGAGCCGGGCGACGGCAGCGGCATTCATGCTTTAGACAGCATCACGCGGCTCTTGACGTTTTCGTCACGGAGACGTATATAACCAGTTAGTTATGTATCACGACCACTACTCTCAGCCGACTCGATGAAGCCTGCCGGGCGCCTCGACGCCACCTTCTTCGCCCTGGCGGACCCGACCCGTCGTGCGATCCTCGCGCGCCTCGCGAAGGGGGAAGCGGCCGTGAACGAGTTGGTGGCGCCATTCGAGATGAGCCAGCCGGCGATCTCGAAACATCTCAAGGTACTCGAGCGCGCGGGCCTCGTGTCGGTGGGATACGACGGACAGCGCCGCCCGCGCCGGCTCGAACCGGAGCCGCTCGAAGCCGCCACGGAGTGGATCGAGCGCCACCGGGAGGTCTGGGAAGCGAACTATCAGAGGCTCGACGCCCTGCTCGCGGAGCTCCAGGCCGTGTCGCCCGCGAGGCAGAAGCACGAGTCTCGCCGTCCCCGCTCAGGAGCCTGACCATGTCGAAGATCACCCCCTTTCTCTGGTTCAAAGTCCCGCTCGACGAACCGATCGCGTACTACCGATCCATCTTCAAGAACTTCCGCTTGCTCCACGACTCGCCCCAGATGGCGTCCTTCGCGATCGAGGGCCAGCGGTTCCACGCCCTGTACGGCGGCCGCCATCACGACTTCAACGACGCGGTGTCCTTCTTCATCGACTGCGAGGACCAGGAGGAGGTGGACTACTTCTGGTCACGTCTCTCGGCAGACGGCGGTGCCGAGAGTCGGTGCGGCTGGCTGAAGGACAAGTACGGCCTCGCGTGGCAGGTCATCCCGAAGGCCCTGATGCAGTATCTCAGCGATTCCGACCGGGCCAGAGCCGAGCGCGTGACCCAGGCGATGCTGAAGATGAAGAAGATCGACGTGCCCGATCTCGACCGCGCCGCCGCGGCCGGCTGAGCGGCTCAAGCGGAGATTTTGCATGCCGACGAAACCCGAAGGTGCCCAGGTGTCGCTTCCGAGCGACCGCGAAGTCCTCGTCACGCGCGTTTTTTCCGCGCCGCGTGCGCTCGTCTACACAGCCTACACGACGCCCGACTTGGTCCGAAGGTGGCTCCTGGGACCCCCTGGGTGGACGATGCCGGTCTGCGAGATGGATGTCCGCGTGGGAGGCAAGTTCCGGTGGCTCTGGAAGTCGGAGAAGGACGGGAGCCAGTTCGGCTTTCACGGGGAGTTCAAGGAGTTGGAAGTGCCCGCCCTGATCCGGCACACCGAGATCTACGATCCCGGCGACGTCGGAGGGAGCATGAGGGAGGCCGGCGAGGCGATGATCACGGTGTCCTTCGAGGAGCGAGGTGGCGTCACCACTCTCACGACGCGGATGGACTTCGGATCGAAGGAGGCGAGAGACGCCGCCATGGCGACCGGAATGACGGACGGGATGGAGATGAGCTACCAGCTCCTGGATGCGCTGCTAGGAGAGCGCTCGGCAGGCTGACGCGGCGCGGCGCGTAGCGGATTGCGCGCGGATTCGAGCCGCTCCATCTTCGGAT
Proteins encoded in this window:
- the nirK gene encoding copper-containing nitrite reductase — protein: MPALDARRRLRALPALLLALMFQGCGGEQAPDAAADALPGIEVIAELVPPPGVPQALDRSEPATVIVNLETNEQTMRLAEGVDYTFWTFGGSVPGPLIRVRVGDRVEFRLSNHPSSQNPHNIDLHAVNGPGGGAVSSLVAPGRSATFAFKALNPGLYQYHCATAPVGMHVANGMYGLILVEPEEGLPPVDREYYVMQGEFYTAGAYGSPGLQPFDMQKAMAEDPPYVVFNGGVGALSGTNALTAEAGETVRLFVGNGGPNLSSSFHVIGEIFDRVWVEAGTMVNENVQTTMIPAGGAAIVEFETNVPGDFLLVDHALFRAFNKGALAILDVGGADGETVYSGQITEGVYEPEGGAIQSFAAAPPPPTVAASVEERITLGSAIYTQSCVACHQATGTGLGDVFPPVAGSDYLNANVARAIRTVTNGLSGPITVNGIEYQGQMPPLGLTDEQVANVLTYVYSQWGNSGAVVTPEEVRAARFVTVPN
- a CDS encoding metalloregulator ArsR/SmtB family transcription factor, encoding MKPAGRLDATFFALADPTRRAILARLAKGEAAVNELVAPFEMSQPAISKHLKVLERAGLVSVGYDGQRRPRRLEPEPLEAATEWIERHREVWEANYQRLDALLAELQAVSPARQKHESRRPRSGA
- a CDS encoding VOC family protein, with translation MSKITPFLWFKVPLDEPIAYYRSIFKNFRLLHDSPQMASFAIEGQRFHALYGGRHHDFNDAVSFFIDCEDQEEVDYFWSRLSADGGAESRCGWLKDKYGLAWQVIPKALMQYLSDSDRARAERVTQAMLKMKKIDVPDLDRAAAAG
- a CDS encoding SRPBCC family protein, which produces MPTKPEGAQVSLPSDREVLVTRVFSAPRALVYTAYTTPDLVRRWLLGPPGWTMPVCEMDVRVGGKFRWLWKSEKDGSQFGFHGEFKELEVPALIRHTEIYDPGDVGGSMREAGEAMITVSFEERGGVTTLTTRMDFGSKEARDAAMATGMTDGMEMSYQLLDALLGERSAG